In a single window of the Zea mays cultivar B73 chromosome 5, Zm-B73-REFERENCE-NAM-5.0, whole genome shotgun sequence genome:
- the LOC103627164 gene encoding F-box protein At5g50450 — translation MVSLCLQAKRPRVGAAPRVVANQMGAFEVLPQELILSVLTALSSAADKPADLFNVMLVCQEFCRLVTNPQVIRAASAACVSVLPRRWCAAADRFLRFCGDNGNADANFFLGMIQFYCLGLQTHGWSRMLMAVRSGHAHAAFAAAVVYYNGSCIDHNQRQPLAAANLFALAACRGHMGALRDLAFCVSNGLGVRQDAEAGRRLTFTANLREFRATYPTAAEQAVAYAHVVGNPGCLTSELGCFTTVPASLRGWAHPANRFLCDWFSANPLPFPPRRLLLMCSMPTCGRPETRGLEYRRCPVCGIARYCSRSCQSLHWRMGHTRECVPTHQWLMEAIANHAVVNADDGANAAAMPAVNNNSATHHNNLGGAAADAPAPK, via the exons ATGGTGAGTCTGTGTCTGCAGGCGAAGAGGCCTCGGGTGGGGGCGGCGCCACGGGTTGTGGCGAACCAGATGGGGGCGTTCGAGGTGCTGCCCCAGGAGCTGATCCTCTCCGTGCTCACCGCCCTGTCGTCGGCCGCGGACAAGCCCGCCGACCTCTTCAACGTCATGCTTGT GTGCCAGGAGTTCTGCAGGCTGGTGACTAACCCGCAGGTGATCCGGGCGGCGTCGGCGGCGTGCGTGTCCGTGCTCCCGCGCAGGTGGTGCGCAGCCGCCGACCGTTTCCTCCGCTTCTGCGGCGACAACGGCAACGCGGACGCCAACTTTTTCCTCGGCATG ATCCAGTTCTACTGCTTGGGGCTCCAGACCCATGGGTGGTCCCGCATGCTGATGGCGGTGCGGTCGGGCCACGCGCACGCCGCCTTCGCCGCGGCCGTCGTCTACTACAACGGCAGCTGCATCGACCACAACCAGAGGCAGCCGCTGGCGGCCGCGAACCTGTTCGCGCTGGCGGCGTGCCGCGGCCACATGGGCGCGCTGCGCGACCTGGCCTTCTGCGTCAGCAACGGGCTGGGCGTGCGGCAGGACGCCGAGGCCGGCCGCCGCCTCACCTTCACGGCCAACCTGCGGGAGTTCCGCGCCACGTACCCGACCGCGgcggagcaggcggtggcgtacgCCCACGTGGTCGGCAACCCCGGGTGCCTCACCAGCGAGCTCGGCTGCTTCACCACCGTGCCGGCCAGCCTGCGGGGGTGGGCGCACCCGGCCAACCGGTTCCTGTGCGACTGGTTCTCGGCGAACCCGCTGCCGTTCCCGCCGCGGCGCCTGCTGCTCATGTGCTCCATGCCCACCTGCGGCCGCCCGGAGACGCGGGGCCTCGAGTACCGCCGCTGCCCCGTCTGCGGCATCGCGCGCTACTGCTCCCGCTCCTGCCAGTCGCTGCACTGGAGGATGGGCCACACGCGGGAGTGCGTCCCCACGCACCAGTGGCTCATGGAAGCCATTGCCAACCACGCCGTCGTCAATGCCGACGACGGCGCCAATGCTGCTGCTATGCCCGCTGTCAACAATAATAGCGCCACTCACCACAACAATCTCGGTGGTGCTGCTGCTGATGCTCCTGCTCCTAAGTAG